CTACTTCTGGTTACGAGACTAGAAACACCAAGAGCACCTCTCTTCCCCCAAGTCAGGCCGATGAATCCCAGACATGATCCTTCTTGTCCCTGACACGAGGCTTTCCCTCATGGAAAGCAGGGACAGTAACCTCTGATGGTCATTCACTTTCTTCTTTGCCCCGCAGATAGGAAGACCCAAACATGGCCAAGAAACAGCTGTAACTTTatcttttgtggtgctggagattgggCCCGGGGCCTCACATATGCTTAGGaagtgctctaccatggagctacatccctagtcctgtaattttatattttatttaaaactttttttgagactgagtctcttgTAGGCTCAAACTCCATATATAGTCAAGGATGatcttcaacttctgatcctcctgcccgtcttcccagtgctggcattataaaTGTGTACCAGTCTGCTGTTTATAgagtggtgggaactgaagccaggctttgtgcatgttagatgagcactctaccaactgagctacattgccCTACTCCAGCTAACTTTTCCTAAGGAGATGTGACACAAATGTCTATTTGTTCCAGACAAGGAACAAAGTGACAATACCACTGAAATTCAGTTTGGTGAACCTATGAGTatattggagttacttacaggagtatgggtgaggggctACTTACAGGAACAGGCATGACTCAAGGGCGAACCTTGAAATTCACTCAACAACTTGGAGGCAGCTCAGTAGGTCAGAGATACCTTCCAGGCAGCTTAGCAGCTCAGCCTTTTCCAGCCTCAGCTGGTCTGATGCTCcttagagcttttttttttttttggtttttcgagatagggtttatctgtgtagctttgcgcctttcctggagctcacttggtagcccaggctggcctcgaactcacagagatccgcctggctctgcctcccgagtgctgggattaaaggcgtgcgccaccaacgcccggcttcccTAGAGCTTCTTACTGGTTGTCTAACCTTTGGAGGGAGGAGCCTTGTatatctggtcagtttcaggaacttcctgaggcTTCTCAGTTGTTTACatcctgaggtttttgtttgtttgtttgtttgtttgtttgaggcagggtttctttttgtagttctagctgtcctggaactcactctatagaccaggctagcctcgaactcacagagatttccctgcctctgcctcccaagtgctgagataaaggtgtgggccactatgcCCTTAGATGTCCTAAGTCTTCTCAGTTTCTCTCCAGGACGGAATATATCAACTCTGAGGAAATCACTCTACAACAGGCCACTCTGAGCtctgcagttcagtggtagaatggtTGTCTACCACGtcggaagccctgggtttcatccccagcaccaaccaTATAGCACCTGTAtggtttgaagccagtctgagttatatgagaccctgtctcaaacaaaacaaacaaaaaacaatttttttttaattttttgagacaggtttctctgtgtagttttggtgcctgtcctggatcttgctctgtagaccaatatgaccttgaactcacagagatccgcctggctctgcctcccgagtgttgggattaaaggcgtgcgccaccactgcctggctcacaaaaaacaatttttatattttttaattgttgtgagatatttgtacactgtgtgaagatatattgctgtgattggtttaataaagtgctgagcagccaatagttaggcaggaggtataggtcaaacttctgggcagagaaagaggaagtaggagatgaatctaggcaggtgaaagatgccagccagccatgggACATGTCATATACACAGAATGGGATAgaagtaaaagccacatggtagaatgtagatcaataaaaatatgggttaattaagtttgaaaacaagcctaagctaaaggccaagctttcattaattcataattaataagtcttattgttgttatttgtggcccaatgaaaaaaatcttactacataaaattgtaattattttGAGGGAGAGAGTGTTACTATggagcccaggttgaccttgtaCTTCCAACCCTCTCGATCTCTCAAGTGCTGTCATTTCAGACATGTGCCAACAGCAACCATAAAATTCTTCCCAGagaatctccctccctcccttgactTTGCCTCTTAAGGTAGGCTTGCCTTGCTAAGCCTAAACTATTTCCTATCTGGCCTTATAAGAAAGAGCTTGCCAGCCTAGGGGTCCTCCCTGTACGTCTCCTCTTGGGCCTGTGCAGACAGACTGACGTCCCTGGATACCACAGGTGCTTTGACACTGATTCCAAACATGTCTTGTTTGAACGTGTACTGCGGTCTGTTCTGGCTGGGTGAGAACTCTTTCCGATCCTTCTCCTCGACAGAATGGAAAACGCATTTTCATTAGGTCAGCGTGTATCAGAGGTTGTGCTCCTCTGTTCCAGTGATGTCAGCTTATCTGTCTGTATTCATGACTGTTGTTGCTGATGTTTGCAGTAGTTCGAGGATGGCAATGGTCCATCTTATCTATCCAGGACCCAGGCCTGGACAGTATAATGGGGCACATCACTCCCGTCTCCCTTAAGTCTTTAAGGACGAGTCTCCGCTGTTTGACCTGGCATGTGGTGCTATGCGGGCAGCTTCAGGGGCTTGCACTTTATTTTCACCATGACGATTCTTATTCCACACTGCAGGGAATTACGATGGATGTAATTCTTCCAGCTGTCATGTTTGTCTGTCCAAATTACACGTTCCTAGACGAAGAAACGACAAGGTATGTCTAAGAACTCGCTGCATCTATGGTGAGACACTCATGTGGGGCGCTACTGGCCTCTCTGCACCACCTCTCTGCCATGGATGGAGACACCATGGCCTTCTGGCTCTCTGGCGGTGAGTGTTGGCTCAGGCTCTGTGTTCAATAGCTTAGCTTGGGAACCTAGGTGGGCCTCTTTCCCCTAATTAGTGGCTATTCTGGGAACCCAAGTGGATTTGGAAGCCAGGCAAAGGATCACGATTTTCTAGCTCAGCAGCTGGCATCAGCCTTCGGCTCCTCTGCTTTTCATCTCTTGGACGTATACAATCACCATGGTAGAGGCTGCTCCTATCAGGCTTGCAGCTGGAGCCCCCTGCTTGCCCCTTTGGTTTAGCTTTGCTGTGATAGTAAAGTCTACCTCGTCAGTGATGGTGGTACTGCTGCTGCTTCgtctctgtttcctccctccGCCCTCCCTATGGTACTGACGAGTCCAGGTCTGCAGTAGCAGCTCCTGCATCAACCATGGCCTAGATCTTTACAGAGATTTTTAGATGgactttatatgtatgagtgtttgatCTGTACATATGTaagtgtaccacgtgcatgcctggtgcccccagaagtcaggagagagtgtcagatcccctggaactggaaataCAATCACGAGCCAAGATGTGAGtactagaaatcaaacccaggttctctggaagaacagtctgcTCTTAACTGCGGATCTTTCTCAgcacttattttatgttttgagaaggtcttactgtatagcctaggctggccttgaattcagggcaattctcctgcctcaggttctaGAGTgtgagattacaagtgtgagcctcCCTGCCCAGTAACTCCTCCCCAATTTCGGTACAGATCGAATCCCCAGTGTCTCAGAAAGTGGCTTTTGGAATAGGGTCAATACAGATGTCATTAGTTAAGATGAAATCATTAGGGTGTGCTATAATCTATGGGATGGGTATCCTTGGTAAACattaacacacacgcacacacacacacacacagagagagagagagagagagagagagagagagagagagagagagagagagagagagaacaaacactaTACATGGACAGAAACAAGAGACCTACAATCTGAACAATGCCAACAAGCCATCAGACACgaggagaaagacaaacagaTTCTCCCTCACTGCTCCAAGAAGGAACCAACTCTGCCACCGTGTGGGTCTCAGACTGACACGTCTCCAGAACTTGGGGACCGTACATGGGCTTTGGGGCGTCCTGTGTGGAACTTGGTTAGCGCTATCTCTAGGACAGTCTTGGCGGTACTTCACTTCCCTCTCTATGGAATTCCTGTGCCCTCCGGGAAAGGAGTGCTCTTGCACCCTTGCAGCGTCCTCCATCCTCTGGGGACTCCTTTGTCTTCCACAATAAATCTGCTCTCTGATGCCCACCTCTCAGCTTTTTGACCCCTTTCTCAATCCTCCGCCGAGACAATTTTGACATCTTCAATGTGGTTCTTGTAGACCATTGTTTTGTCCAAGCTTCAAGGCAGTTGTCCCAGGAAGATACGAATCCCGGCTCCAGGTGTCCTTGCTAGAGCGAAACTCAAGTCCCATGAGGATGCTGTCCAGGTGCCAGGCCCTCCACTCTACTTTGCTTGGGTCCACTGTAGTGGTCCACAGCCTCAAAAGCCTACACCTCTGTGGGTTCTCCTGGCTCCTCCTGGTGTGCTCTCTAGATTactcagatcctgcctccaggttcctggagTCAGTAGGCCTTTCCTCCCTGCACAAGCTTCCCCATATGCTCAAGCTTGGTCTTAGTTTCTGGTTTAGAGGCCCTGAAGGAGGCAGGTTCAGACCTTGTGAAGATGTGCCGCCTTCTGAAGGGTCTGTCCCCAGGAGGCTGTAttgactggttttgtgtgtcaacttgacacaagctagagtcatcagagaggaaggagcctcaattgaggaaatgcctccatgagatccagctgtaaggcattttctgaattagtgatcaatggggaaggtcCAGCCCATGATGTGTGgtaccattcctgggctggtggtcctgggttctataagaaagcaggctgagcaagccagggaaagcaagccagtaagcagcacccctccatggcctctgcatcagctcctgcctccaggttccggcCCTggttgagttcttgtcctgacttccttcagtgatgaacagcaatgctgaagtgtaggctaaagaaaccctttcctccccagcttgcttttgatcatggtatttcattccagcaatagaaaccctgactgagatAGAAGCCTTGGAAAGGTCTCTAGTGTAGAGGAAGCTGCTTACCTGGAGCAAAGCAGAGGTTCTTCCAGCCCAGGGGATGAGAAGGGGAGTTACTGCTTCGTTTCCCTTTTGGCTTAGTAGAAGACTTTGCTTGGGTTCTGGTTTCAGCCTGTTTGGTTGctttgaagcctggattgcagGCATTTTATTTGGTCCCCAGGAACACTAATAGGAGTGAGAGGATTCGAGATTTGGAAGGGGAGGAAGCCAACAGAGAATGTCACTGAGCAAACTATGTCACTGAGCAAAATGTCACTGTGGAAACTGAAGAGCTCCGCTGGAGAAAGTCTGGGAGACGGTGGGACATGCCTCAGAGTCCTGCCATTCAAGGGGTGGGAAGCACCGATAATTATCTTACAACTTGTCTCTGTCATTGATGGAGAGATGCAGCTGGAGTACTAAGCTCCCTAGAGTTCCAGTTCGGCCAAAGCAATGGTCTATAGccaggatcctctgaaagagcaggaagcgctcttaacctctgagctgagAGAAGGTGCCAGAGGAAACTAGAGTACACCCAACCATGTACCTCACTGGCATAAGGACTCTTTTAAACTGAAGGAAGACAAGAGGATGAAGCTCCAAATAAGGCTTCCTGCCTTTCTGATAGCTGCCCAGAAGCAGAATTTCAGCAtccaggggatggagagatggctcagtggttaggaacactggctgctcttccagaggacccccggttcaattcccagcacccacttggcagctcacaactgtctgtaactccaattccagggggacCCAATGCTTCTTCTGAGTTGCGAAGGTTCCTGCatccacaaacatacatgcaggcacatgtgtacacgcacgcacacacacacacaaaaaaaaaaaaaaaagaaaaagaaaaagaaaaaaccccaaatatttaaaaaataaaaagggattgccttaagaacaaaacaaaacaaacttctgCATTCTGCCAAGGATGAAAGTCTGTCGATGGAGACGAGTTCAAACCCTCTTCAAGCTGGAAATGCCATCAAAGGGTTTGCTTGACAGATTTTATTAATCTGCTTTATTGCCCCTATTTTATTTCCTATATATATCCCACACAGTTCACCACCCTCAGAGGCCTGTGGCCACATTCATTTCTCCACAGATGAATTGTTCTTTGATAAAGATCCTGACAGCCTGTACTCTGAGACATCGCTGTGAGTTACACATCTTCTGAGCATCTCCTGTGCTCAATATACAGCTTAGTTTTGGTGAgcttgtttgcttttctcttgggGTCTTTTATTCCAAAGCTCTAGCGTAACCTCTgatgggtagagacaggaatccTTCTCTTTAGCCCTCAGGTAAACTGATGACCTGCTAGCAATCTGTTGACAGgtagaagaacaagaaaaggctAAGGATAAGACACAAAAACCATGCCAGCCATTCACCTGCCTGTCTGACACGGACCTTGCTGAGAAGGCAGATGTGGGCAAGAAACCAAGTGACAAGTGAAGGATGAGGAGCAGAAAGGGCAGATCTCCGGGGGACATGTTGAGGAGGCAGGGGAGCCTGCCTTGTTTGGTCTGAGAGGAGAACATTCCAGGAGCTGGGAACACTGAGGACTGAGGAGCTGGAAAGAGcatgatgtgtctgtgtgaggaaaggaaaagaagagaagcgGAAGACTGGATTCTCCAGGGCAGGAAGAAAGCACAGGGCTCTAGAACGGAGTCCCGGGCTCATTGTTAATAGAATGGGCAGCCTTGGGAGGTTTAAACTAAGAGTGACACATTCgatttagcttttattttgttttgaagatattttgtttaactatgtgtttatgtgtgtaggtgcatgtgagtgccagtgtccatggaggtgagaagaaggttcgattccctggaactggggttacaggccacttgatatggatgctgagaaccaaacctggaccctctgaaagagcaggaagtacttttagcctctgaccatctctccagccccactcaggTAGAGTCTTGTTCAGTGCCTACTCTCTGGTCTCTgccagtcagaggcaggagggagaatTGAGTGCAGGTCTGCCTCCTGCCTCAAACCCTCTCCGATCAAGCACAGGACATGACTCAGTGATATACTGGaagatagtttatttttttatgttttgcaaGGACTGAGCTGGGCGTGGCTCTGAGATGGTTAGGCTCTGGATGATTGTTGCTAGTTACGAGGGTCCCCTTCCTCTGCACTGCGGCGGCCGAAGTCCATCCATCCATatgcctcttcttcttcctccatccatggcttctgcttcttggACAGGTCTGAGGAGGTGACAGGAagtgagaatggagagggagaggccTAGTCTCCAGGAAATTGTGGGGCCAGGATGGGGGAACCATGGCCAAATCTGACTGGGTCAGCAGCTGCTACCTGTTATGAAGTATTGAGGACCCTGTGGTCCCAGCTGCCTTCGTGGTGAGAGGCTGGGCCCAGCTGGTCCAGCTGGTGTGGTTCCAGGCCCCTGTTGGTCCCTGGTTCAGAGGATGCATCCTGTAGCTGGGAGTGGGGCTTCCAAGAAGCTTCAGAGAAGGCAGCCAGAGCCAGCACTAAGATCAGCATGCACACGCACAGTCGAGGCATCTTGTCTGAAAGGGGGAGAGAGGTGGGCTTCAAGATGGGGCCACCCCTtacctggctgtggtggtgcatgcctttaatcccagctctcaggaggcagaggcagttgggtctctgtgagtttgaggccagcctgagctacatagtgagttccaggacagccagggctatacagagaaaccctgtcttgagaaactaaaaaataaataaatcagggcTATCTCGTATAGACCCAGAGGAAAAGGGCTAGACCAGACGGGCTCTAAGCTGTCTGGCTACAGATGAGCTATACTGCGCAGAATGGCAGGTCAATCCTTAGGTTTTCTTCTCCCATGCCTGCTGGCAACCCAGGCCCCCAGATCTTGTCTTTATCCATTCAGTGACAGCTAGTGCTTGGGGAAAATAAAGGCCTAGAGTGGGgtttggggaggtggctcagtgggtaaggacctTTGCTCTgtgagcataaggacctgagttcaggccccCAGGACCACGTATAAAGCTGGACGTTCCAGTAATCCCAGTATTgaagaagagggcagaggaaggattTCTGGGTATTGCTGGCTGCCAACCCAGGCAGGGGATTCACTGAGTgtgatggtacacgcctttaatgccagcaactaggaggcagagcaggtggatctctgtgagttcgaggccagcttgctctacagaatgagttccaggaaaagccagggctacacagagaaaccctggagagagagagacagagagagagagagagagagagagagagacagagacagagagacagagagacagagacagagagacagagagagagacagagacagagagacagagacagagagagacagagacagagagacagagacagacagagacagagacagagagacagagacagagagacagagagagagacagagagagagacagagagaggacaaaataaaatattcaacctTCAGatttacagaaagagagagaccctgtctcagtggaATAAGGTGTAGAGCAATAGAcctcctctgatctctacatgggCATTGGCATTGTTACTcaaatgtatgcatacacacacacacatacacacacaatttcaaaaacaaaagaaaaaacccacaatgaCCATAGAACAGTGTTTCCCAGACTGCTCTGCCAGATGAGGCTGAGTCCAGTGGCTCCTGGATGATTTAGTCTTAGAACTGAAAGTGAAATTTTAAACAGAGACGACAAAGGTGCACGAATACTCAAGGGAGTTACAGACCACACACTGCCACTTGGAGACCACCAGCCTGTCCACTGGGGGATGGGCCACGCCGTTGCTAGGCAACCTTGGAGGAGAGGCGCTGCTGTGTTTAGCTGATGAACAGCCTGCAACTGTACTTACCGCagctgagaaaaaaatttaaacccaACATTGGCAGCTAAGCAGGAGGATGGATGAGTTTAGGGAAACCACAGCATGAACCTGAAGTGGGGTGCCCAAACAAGCATCAAGTTCAAAGTTCCAAACTTCACCTGTCCTTTTGACctgactttatatatatatttttcctctgtaggaaaaatgtatattaaaagctATTagcactgggcggtggtggcacatgcctttaatctcagaacttgggaggcagaggcagacagatctctgagttcgaggtcagcctggttcaTAGAACATGCTCCacgacagccaggattgttacacagagaaaccctgtctcaaaaaccaaccgaacaaacaaacaaaaaaacaaaacaacaacaacagcaaaagataACAGCTTTTCATGACAAAGTTCTCAGATTAGGTTTTCTGTGGGAGAAAAATATTTGTGgtaaaaaagaaatgttggaCGTTCTGGTACCTGTTTTTATCTCAgtccttgggaagctgaggcaggattgcctCAAGTTTAAGGGTCCCTGAGTGCTGGGCATGTCTGGGCTAGAGTGATACATcgccaaaaagaaagaaagaatgagtgagAAGAAAAAATCAGTGCCGTCGAGAGCCATTCTGTCCAATACGAGCCACACAGGTTGACAGATATGGTAATCACTAGCGCCTTGCAGctctttaaatataaatgaattgttataaaaatgttctgtcttgtcgggcagtggtggcacacacctgtaatcccagcacttggaaggcagaggcaagtggatctctgtgagttcgagaccagcctggtctacagagctagtccaggacaggctccaaagctacagagaaactctgtctcgaaaaccaaaaaaaagttctGTCTTCAAACCAGCCAGATGATAAGCACCCATGTGGCCAGAGGCTGCTATACATACGGCACAATGCAGATGCAAACAAAGCCTTCCCCATTACCACGAAATGTTCTTTCAGGTAGCGCTGGCCTAGGAAAGGGCTTGAGATGGGTTCCAGTCTTAGTCCTACCTATTAAATTCTATGACTTGGGGCTAGCGATACCTAGCCCCTAGGCCTCAATTTTCTCATCTTAGCAATGGGGTCAGGGGAAAGCCCTCACTCGCTCATTTCTCCAGCTGGCAGGAGTCCCAGGATTAGGGCTGCGTCCTGAGTGAAGCAGAATGGCGGGTGGGAATCGAGGACATCAAAGTGGCCTTGGGGATGAGACTCAGTTCCACCCTAGGCGAAGGAAACAGCCCCATCTCTGGAGACCCCAAGGTGAGAGCCCAGGTTGGAGCCATGGCCTGGAGCCTCTGTGGGAAGAGGGCCGGCCTGTCAGCTCTCATCCCTGCTGTCCCTTCCCAGTGTCTCACCTGCagagctggtggctggctggctgttgtGGCGGCTGGGTCAGCTCTGCTCAGCATGCTGCTCCAGGCCTGCCTTATAAAGCCCTCACGGTCCCTCCCAAGCCCTCCTTCCAGGTGAGGCCAGACCCCCCCCCACAGCAAGAGAAATGGGCGTGGGGTGTAGGTACAACCTgccaccctgccccaccctgtCACGGAGCTGTTAATCAGTTTTTCATTCAGGATGTGGCAGAAAAGGAAGGGCTGAAACAGGGAGgggacagacaggagacagactCTCTGGGTCCCAGAACGGCTCATTCTACTGTATCCCTTGGGTCACAGGCTTCCTAGTCTTCTATTGGACTTCATCccgtggggaggggaggggaggagagggtagAAGAAGAGAATGCGCCACGTGACCTGAGATTCGGAGGTCCCCATGTGTTGATGCTTGATGGACAGGTAGTTTGTGAATAGAGAGTGACTTATTGATCCCTGTCCCCTCCACTGTGCTTTCGAAAACAGGATGTGTTGTAGTTATCAGGAGCAATGGGGCATGGACTGATGGGTTTGCTCTTTCTGCTGAGAGCGTCATGTTGGTTGCCTTGGAACCCCTTTATGCTTCCTTTACTGTGGAGAACCCTCAgcctctcc
This Peromyscus leucopus breed LL Stock chromosome 8b, UCI_PerLeu_2.1, whole genome shotgun sequence DNA region includes the following protein-coding sequences:
- the Gast gene encoding LOW QUALITY PROTEIN: gastrin (The sequence of the model RefSeq protein was modified relative to this genomic sequence to represent the inferred CDS: inserted 1 base in 1 codon); this translates as MPRLCVCMLILVLALAAFSEASWKPHSQLQDASSEPGTNRGLEPHQLDQLGPASHHXRQLGPQGPQYFITDLSKKQKPWMEEEEEAYGWMDFGRRSAEEGDPRN